Proteins encoded in a region of the Saccharothrix ecbatanensis genome:
- a CDS encoding MerR family transcriptional regulator: protein MEDVRVARLLGIGEFARRSRLSVKALRLYERQGLLRPAEIGEGNGYRWYGEEQLAGARLVALLRRLDMPLADVGRIVAAPEDERADLVADYWAEVEHRMAVRRGLAAHLRVVLSGGKGLVDMYEVKQREVPEQVVLTEQRHVLQPGLVDWIGAAMARLEKAAQAYGGVSAAPFVIYHGEVNEDSDGPVEACVPINPPTDSGDPTTAYRIEPAHKEAYVRLTKAQVVFPQILSAYDAVAVWLKENDLTIADSPREVYFENITEAGPDDVACDVAFPMR, encoded by the coding sequence ATGGAGGATGTGCGGGTGGCACGGCTACTGGGCATCGGGGAGTTCGCCCGCCGGTCGAGGCTGTCGGTGAAGGCACTGCGGCTGTACGAGCGCCAAGGCCTGCTGCGGCCCGCCGAGATCGGCGAGGGCAACGGCTACCGGTGGTACGGCGAGGAGCAGTTGGCCGGGGCACGCCTGGTCGCGCTGCTGCGCAGGCTGGACATGCCGTTGGCCGACGTCGGCCGGATCGTCGCCGCGCCCGAGGACGAACGGGCCGACCTGGTCGCCGACTACTGGGCCGAGGTCGAGCACCGGATGGCCGTCCGGCGCGGGCTGGCCGCACACCTCCGTGTCGTGTTGTCCGGAGGAAAGGGCTTGGTGGACATGTACGAGGTCAAGCAGCGTGAAGTGCCCGAACAGGTGGTTTTGACGGAGCAGCGGCACGTGCTCCAGCCGGGGTTGGTGGACTGGATCGGCGCCGCGATGGCCCGCTTGGAGAAGGCGGCCCAGGCGTACGGCGGGGTCTCGGCCGCCCCGTTCGTCATCTACCACGGCGAGGTGAACGAGGACAGCGACGGCCCGGTCGAGGCCTGCGTCCCGATCAACCCCCCGACCGACTCGGGTGACCCGACCACCGCCTACCGAATCGAACCGGCCCACAAAGAGGCCTATGTCAGGCTGACAAAAGCCCAGGTGGTGTTTCCGCAGATTCTCTCGGCCTACGACGCCGTCGCCGTGTGGTTGAAGGAAAACGACCTCACAATCGCGGACTCGCCCCGTGAGGTCTACTTCGAGAACATCACCGAGGCAGGTCCGGACGACGTGGCCTGCGACGTGGCATTCCCGATGCGCTGA